Genomic window (bacterium):
TCGCCGAGGCGGGACACGTCCGGCGCGAAGACACCGTCCACGAAGACCAGCAGATGGGACTCGGCCAGGGAGGGCAGCACCGCGGCCTGCAGCGAGGCCACCGCGCCGTGGCGGGGCAGGGCCTCGCCCCCCGCCAGGGCACCCGGATCGCCGTGCACCCAGTCCTCGCGACCACGCACGTCCAGGCCGTCGCGGACCAGGCGGTCCAGGGCGTCCTCGCGGCGGGCGGCGTAGCGGGTCCAGGCCGGCTCGGACTCCCGCGTGCGACGGAAGAGCTCGCGGTAGGTCATCGTCTTGTCGGCGGCGGCGGTCCTCACCGGGCCACCTCCCCGCCCGCGGCGGCCTCCTCGAGCCAGCCGTAGCCGTGCTTCTCGAGCTCCAGGGCCAATTCCTTGCCGCCCGACCGGACGATGCGGCCGCCGGCGAGCACGTGCACGAAGTCGGGCACGATGTAGTCGAGCAGGCGCTGGTAGTGGGTGATCATGAGCACCGAGCGCTCGGGGCCGCGCAGGGCGTTGACGCCCTCGGCCACGATGCGCAGGGCGTCGATGTCGAGCCCGGAGTCGGTCTCGTCCAGGATCGCCAGGCTCGGCTCGAGCATGGCCATCTGGAACATCTCGTTGCGTTTCTTCTCCCCGCCGGAGAAGCCGACGTTGAGCGAGCGGCCCATGAGGCCCGGGTCGAGCTGCAGGAGCTTCATCTTCTCCTGGGCGAGCTGGTTGAAGTCGAAAGCGTCGAGTTCCGACTCGCCGCGGTGCCGGCGCTGGGCGTTCAGGGCCGTGCGCAGGAACTTCTCGTTGCTGAAGCCCGGGATCTCCACCGGGTACTGGAAGGCGAGGAAGATGCCCTCGAGGGCGCGCTCGGTGGCGTCCAGCTCGAGCAGGTCGCGGCCATTGTAGGTGACCGAACCGCCGGTCACCGCGAAGGTCTCGTTGCCGGCGAGCACCTGGCTCAGCGTGCTCTTGCCCGAACCGTTGGGACCCATGATGGCGTGCACCTCGCCGGGCTTGATGGCGAGGTCGATGCCCTTGAGGATCGGCTTGTCCCCGATGTTGGCGGTCAGGTTCTCGATGCGCAGCATGGTCGGTCTTTCTCCTTGATTCCGGACGAATCGGTTCCGTTCGGCGGCCACGCCGCCCTATCCCACCGAGCCCTCGAGGCTCACGCTCAGGAGTTTCTGGGCCTCGACGGCGAACTCCAGCGGCAGCTCCTGGAACACCTCGCGGCAGAAGCCGCCGACGATGAGCGACACCGCGTCCTCGGTGTCGATGCCCCGCTGGTTGCAGTAGAAGATCTGGTCCTCGCCGATCTTGGTCGTCGTGGCCTCGTGCTCGACCCGCGCCGTGCTGTTGCGCGACTCGATGTAGGGCACGGTGTGGGCCCCGCAGCGGTCGCCCAGGAGCATCGAATCGCACTGGGTGAAGTTGCGGGCGCCGTGGGCGTTCTTGCCGATCTTCACCAGGCCGCGATAGGTCTGGTCGCCGCGGCCGGCGCTGATGCCCTTGCTGACGATGTTCGAGCGGGTGTTGCGGCCGAGGTGGATCATCTTGGTGCCCGTGTCGGCCTGCTGGTGCATGTTCGTCAGGGCCACCGAGTAGAACTCGCCGATGGAGTCGTCGCCCTTCAGCACGCAGCTCGGGTACTTCCAGGTGATCGCCGACCCGGTCTCGACCTGGGTCCACGAGATCTTCGAGCGGTCGCCGGCGCACAGGCCGCGCTTGGTGACGAAGTTGTAGATGCCGCCCTTGCCGTCCTTGTCGCCCGGATACCAGTTCTGCACCGTGGAGTACTTGATCTCGGCGTCGTCGTGGGTGTAGAGCTCGACCACGGCGGCGTGCAGCTGGTTCTCGTCGCGCTGGGGCGCGGTGCAGCCCTCGAGGTAGCTCACGTAAGCGCCCTCGTCGGCCACGATCAGGGTGCGCTCGAACTGGCCGGTGTTGGCCGCGTTGATGCGGAAGTAGGTGCTCAGCTCCAGCGGGCAGCGCAGGCCCTTGGGGATGTAGACGAACGAGC
Coding sequences:
- the sufC gene encoding Fe-S cluster assembly ATPase SufC, with protein sequence MLRIENLTANIGDKPILKGIDLAIKPGEVHAIMGPNGSGKSTLSQVLAGNETFAVTGGSVTYNGRDLLELDATERALEGIFLAFQYPVEIPGFSNEKFLRTALNAQRRHRGESELDAFDFNQLAQEKMKLLQLDPGLMGRSLNVGFSGGEKKRNEMFQMAMLEPSLAILDETDSGLDIDALRIVAEGVNALRGPERSVLMITHYQRLLDYIVPDFVHVLAGGRIVRSGGKELALELEKHGYGWLEEAAAGGEVAR
- the sufB gene encoding Fe-S cluster assembly protein SufB, with the translated sequence MESQPLTPSPEQTHPGTPDEKKMLEELSAKEYEWGFVTDVEADTVPPGLNEDVIRYISAMKNEPAWLLEFRLKAFAHFQTMAPPRWQKPQFPQPDLQAISYYSAPKKKSEKKSLDDVDPEILATYDKLGIPLLEQKRLEGVAVDAVFDSVSVATTHQEKLEAVGVIFMSFSEAVERHPELVRKYLGKVVPHTDNYYAALNSAVFTDGSFVYIPKGLRCPLELSTYFRINAANTGQFERTLIVADEGAYVSYLEGCTAPQRDENQLHAAVVELYTHDDAEIKYSTVQNWYPGDKDGKGGIYNFVTKRGLCAGDRSKISWTQVETGSAITWKYPSCVLKGDDSIGEFYSVALTNMHQQADTGTKMIHLGRNTRSNIVSKGISAGRGDQTYRGLVKIGKNAHGARNFTQCDSMLLGDRCGAHTVPYIESRNSTARVEHEATTTKIGEDQIFYCNQRGIDTEDAVSLIVGGFCREVFQELPLEFAVEAQKLLSVSLEGSVG